In a genomic window of Desulfovibrio sp. JC022:
- a CDS encoding response regulator, which yields MKSVRVLLVDDEEGFSSVLAKRLSRRAVDVSTALCGEEALHRLETHDYQVVVLDMKMPGMNGLEVLRIIKTEHPQVEVIVLTGNTDMKSALASMTAGAFDLMLKPANTEILINRIVDAARQGRIGRDEAV from the coding sequence ATGAAAAGTGTTCGAGTACTTCTTGTAGATGACGAGGAAGGTTTTTCTTCAGTACTGGCCAAGAGGCTGAGCAGACGAGCGGTAGATGTAAGCACCGCCCTTTGTGGGGAGGAAGCGTTACACCGACTCGAAACTCATGACTATCAAGTGGTAGTTCTGGATATGAAAATGCCGGGGATGAATGGTCTTGAAGTGCTGAGAATAATCAAAACCGAACATCCTCAAGTGGAAGTTATTGTTCTTACTGGAAACACGGACATGAAGAGTGCACTTGCATCAATGACCGCAGGAGCATTTGATTTAATGCTCAAGCCTGCAAACACCGAAATTCTGATAAACAGAATTGTGGATGCGGCAAGGCAAGGCCGCATCGGCAGAGATGAAGCGGTTTAA
- a CDS encoding DUF1538 domain-containing protein → MTFLIEFGQVFLATIRDILPILILITCFQLFVLRQSIPNLRSLIIGGIYVVLGLAMFLIGLEKALFPVGKIMATQLSAPSLLAGDGAVDAITDWTSYGWVYLFAAMIGFSTTIAEPSLLAVAIKAKEVSGGVISQWGLRITVAVGVAVGISLGAFRIVTGTPLYIYILAGYVIVIIQTFMAPKKIIALAYDSGGVTTSTVTVPLVAALGLGLSESVPGRNPALDGFGLIAFASLFPIITVMGYAQYTHFVAARKAKTEETKTARKSCLCET, encoded by the coding sequence ATGACATTCCTGATTGAATTCGGACAGGTATTCCTTGCTACGATAAGAGATATTCTGCCCATACTGATTTTGATTACGTGCTTTCAGCTGTTTGTTCTGCGTCAATCTATCCCAAACCTGCGCAGCCTCATAATAGGCGGCATTTACGTTGTTCTGGGACTGGCAATGTTTCTGATCGGCCTGGAAAAAGCATTGTTTCCAGTAGGCAAGATCATGGCGACCCAGCTCTCCGCGCCATCACTGCTGGCGGGGGATGGTGCAGTCGACGCTATCACAGACTGGACTTCCTACGGCTGGGTTTACCTTTTTGCAGCTATGATCGGCTTTTCAACCACAATTGCCGAACCATCGCTGCTGGCGGTTGCCATTAAAGCCAAGGAAGTGTCCGGTGGGGTTATCAGTCAGTGGGGTCTGCGTATTACTGTGGCTGTCGGAGTTGCGGTGGGAATCTCTCTCGGGGCATTCCGTATCGTAACCGGTACACCTCTTTATATATACATACTGGCCGGCTATGTGATCGTGATAATCCAGACCTTCATGGCACCAAAGAAAATTATCGCCCTTGCCTATGATTCCGGCGGGGTGACAACATCCACGGTGACTGTGCCACTGGTAGCTGCTTTAGGACTGGGACTTTCAGAATCAGTTCCGGGCCGCAACCCTGCTCTGGACGGATTCGGGCTTATAGCTTTTGCCAGCCTGTTTCCAATTATCACGGTCATGGGATATGCTCAGTACACGCATTTCGTGGCCGCCCGAAAAGCAAAAACGGAAGAAACAAAGACAGCCAGAAAAAGCTGCCTCTGTGAAACTTAA
- a CDS encoding response regulator, whose amino-acid sequence MIDATILFVDDEQAFVDAMSKRLERRNMTVHKSFDGDTALRLLSENPGIEVVILDVKMPVKDGLVVLREIKRDYPKVEVIMLTGHATVESAIEGMQNGAFDYLMKPCSIDDLIEKIRAAVKLFHDHEEEEVKARIDDITHRIA is encoded by the coding sequence ATGATTGATGCAACCATTCTCTTCGTGGACGATGAACAAGCTTTCGTTGACGCAATGTCTAAAAGGCTGGAACGCAGAAACATGACGGTACATAAGTCCTTTGACGGAGATACCGCTTTGCGCCTGCTGAGCGAGAATCCGGGAATTGAAGTCGTCATTCTTGATGTCAAAATGCCTGTAAAGGACGGACTGGTAGTGTTGCGCGAGATCAAGAGAGATTATCCCAAGGTGGAAGTAATCATGCTCACAGGACACGCCACCGTTGAATCAGCAATCGAAGGTATGCAGAACGGAGCTTTCGACTACCTGATGAAACCCTGCTCCATCGATGATCTGATCGAAAAAATACGTGCAGCTGTGAAACTCTTTCATGATCACGAGGAAGAAGAGGTTAAGGCCAGAATCGACGATATAACTCATCGCATTGCTTAG
- a CDS encoding P-II family nitrogen regulator gives MKFKIILAPVKPDKTDAIVDAAKEVGATGATIIPARGTGMREAKTFFGLTLEDQTDIVLFLLEEHLVKPVTEAIKTAGEFHKPGTGIAFVLPVENVFGMESQIEIFKEKVRDSYF, from the coding sequence ATGAAATTTAAGATTATCCTTGCTCCAGTAAAACCTGACAAGACCGACGCCATTGTTGATGCAGCCAAAGAAGTCGGAGCTACCGGCGCAACAATTATTCCCGCCAGGGGAACAGGAATGCGCGAGGCAAAGACGTTTTTCGGCCTGACCCTTGAAGACCAGACAGATATTGTTCTCTTCCTGCTGGAAGAACATCTGGTCAAACCGGTCACGGAAGCCATCAAGACTGCCGGGGAATTTCACAAGCCGGGAACAGGTATTGCGTTCGTCCTGCCTGTGGAAAATGTATTCGGCATGGAAAGCCAGATTGAGATCTTCAAAGAAAAAGTACGCGACAGTTATTTTTAA
- a CDS encoding sulfite exporter TauE/SafE family protein, with the protein MGFFNQWGRFMMAGAGYMARWEIDNAKAIMGSRKLRMVLGLMLIPVILGGIAFADDIAPILPDLLGGKKSYSPAFYSFGIFLVSIAIGMGAGLITGCIGAGGGFIIAPALMSAGIKGILAVGTDLFHIFAKAIMGSVIHRKMGNVSVPLAVVFLIGAIGGATAGGIINRVLYEINPVLSDAFITTVYSLMLGFLGSYAMYDYLKARKSGFSGDAHGGGEGAELGSVCKSLQSINFPPMVKFDQDLTPGGRQISWIFLVLSGALVGLAAGIMGVGGGFLTFPIFVYVLGVSSMTTVGTDIFQIVFTAGFASISQYAIYGFIFYTLAMGMLLGSLLGIQIGALVTKVVPGVTIRGFYAMAVLAGFVNRIFALPGKLGEMGYIPISPAMGEILNTIGIWAFFVVIGGFSVWVIGTFLKNIKKLKVEGAH; encoded by the coding sequence ATGGGTTTTTTCAATCAATGGGGTAGATTTATGATGGCCGGGGCCGGTTATATGGCCCGCTGGGAAATAGACAACGCCAAGGCAATCATGGGCAGCAGAAAGCTGCGCATGGTTCTGGGGTTGATGCTCATTCCCGTTATTCTGGGCGGTATAGCTTTCGCCGATGACATTGCACCGATTTTACCGGATCTGCTCGGCGGCAAGAAATCGTACAGCCCTGCTTTCTACAGCTTCGGAATCTTTTTGGTTTCCATTGCCATCGGCATGGGGGCCGGGCTGATCACAGGCTGTATCGGCGCGGGCGGAGGATTCATTATCGCCCCCGCTCTGATGAGTGCAGGGATCAAAGGTATCCTGGCAGTGGGAACAGACCTGTTCCATATTTTTGCCAAAGCGATCATGGGCAGCGTTATTCATCGCAAAATGGGTAATGTATCCGTACCGCTGGCAGTCGTATTTCTTATCGGAGCGATTGGGGGAGCCACTGCGGGTGGTATAATCAACCGTGTCCTGTACGAAATCAACCCCGTACTTTCCGACGCGTTTATTACCACTGTATACTCACTTATGCTCGGGTTCCTCGGTTCCTACGCTATGTATGACTACCTGAAAGCACGCAAGTCCGGTTTCAGCGGTGATGCCCATGGCGGCGGCGAAGGTGCTGAGCTTGGTTCCGTCTGCAAGTCATTACAGTCCATAAACTTTCCGCCCATGGTGAAGTTTGATCAGGACCTCACCCCCGGCGGCCGTCAGATCTCATGGATATTCCTGGTTCTTTCCGGCGCGCTGGTAGGTCTGGCCGCAGGTATCATGGGCGTAGGCGGCGGCTTTCTGACCTTCCCCATCTTTGTATACGTACTTGGCGTTTCTTCCATGACCACTGTTGGTACTGACATCTTCCAGATTGTTTTTACCGCAGGCTTTGCATCAATCAGCCAGTACGCAATCTACGGCTTTATTTTCTACACTCTTGCCATGGGCATGCTGCTCGGCTCCTTGCTGGGTATCCAGATCGGCGCACTGGTAACCAAGGTTGTTCCCGGCGTTACCATACGCGGCTTCTACGCCATGGCTGTACTGGCCGGTTTCGTAAACCGTATTTTCGCACTTCCCGGCAAGCTTGGTGAAATGGGCTACATTCCCATCTCCCCGGCAATGGGTGAAATACTAAACACTATTGGTATCTGGGCCTTCTTCGTGGTCATCGGCGGATTTTCGGTATGGGTAATCGGAACATTCCTCAAGAATATCAAAAAGCTCAAGGTAGAAGGAGCGCACTAA
- a CDS encoding ATP-binding protein, with the protein MNLQEYYDTIMQLSHGIVVTLDLNGGIIHGNSRLESLTGYSMKELAGKDWFETFISEDQRDEARKEILGKTEQREISRVSGNLRSRDGDKVYIDWNLKALSDSDGNIISILCVGQDVTTHMLRQKGLLRERFTLIERNKELNCLFEISKLGGDVTLGLKETLERITKLLPSGFQNPGKTHVRLRVGSLSWETDGFTKTENILVESVESGREIRGNITVAVENDGQQGEGESVFIDDEKDLLTTAAQQVSIIVAKKEIKSAKQELEQQLRQADRLAKIGQFSAGVAHEINEPLANILGYSQLALQTPELPEQVRSDLDSIVESSLHAREIIKKIMFFSRQLPPQFIPTNLNETIGQALRITETAAKRSNIEINCKFDDNLPLVSADPQHIKQVIVNLAANAIQAMGDGGKLTIKTLNNKNDAYIVVQDNGPGIAAEELKQIFNPFFTTKDVDKGTGLGLSVVLGIVKAHNGFIQVHSEPGQGTRFEVALPCIQNDQPINNLTD; encoded by the coding sequence ATGAATCTTCAGGAATACTACGACACCATAATGCAGCTCAGCCACGGCATAGTGGTTACCCTTGATTTGAACGGCGGAATTATTCACGGTAATTCCCGGCTGGAATCACTTACCGGATATTCCATGAAGGAACTGGCCGGAAAGGACTGGTTTGAAACGTTCATATCCGAGGACCAGCGTGATGAAGCCAGAAAAGAAATTCTTGGCAAGACTGAACAACGTGAAATTTCGAGAGTTTCCGGTAATCTTCGTTCCCGTGACGGGGATAAGGTATATATTGATTGGAACTTAAAGGCATTGAGTGATTCCGACGGCAATATCATAAGTATTCTTTGTGTCGGTCAGGATGTTACAACTCATATGCTCAGGCAAAAAGGTCTGCTCAGGGAACGGTTTACCCTTATTGAGCGCAATAAAGAACTTAACTGCCTGTTCGAGATAAGCAAGCTCGGCGGCGATGTTACGCTGGGGCTCAAGGAAACCCTTGAAAGAATCACCAAACTGCTGCCTTCAGGATTTCAGAATCCCGGAAAGACCCATGTCCGGTTGCGGGTGGGGAGTCTCAGCTGGGAGACTGACGGTTTCACCAAAACTGAAAATATTCTGGTTGAATCGGTGGAATCAGGCCGGGAAATCCGCGGAAATATAACTGTGGCCGTGGAAAACGACGGCCAGCAGGGTGAAGGTGAGTCTGTCTTTATAGATGATGAAAAGGATCTGCTGACCACTGCTGCGCAACAGGTATCCATTATTGTGGCCAAGAAGGAGATCAAGTCTGCCAAGCAGGAACTTGAGCAACAGTTGCGTCAGGCGGACCGATTGGCCAAAATCGGCCAGTTTTCGGCCGGCGTGGCTCATGAAATAAATGAGCCGCTGGCAAATATTTTAGGCTATTCTCAACTTGCCCTACAGACACCGGAGCTTCCGGAACAGGTCCGCTCGGATCTGGACAGCATAGTTGAGTCATCGCTGCATGCACGTGAAATTATCAAGAAAATAATGTTCTTCAGCCGGCAGTTGCCTCCGCAGTTCATCCCCACTAATCTCAATGAAACTATCGGGCAGGCTCTGCGCATAACCGAGACAGCCGCCAAACGCAGCAATATTGAAATCAACTGCAAGTTTGATGATAATCTCCCACTTGTCTCAGCTGACCCGCAGCATATCAAGCAGGTCATCGTCAATTTGGCCGCCAATGCAATACAGGCCATGGGTGACGGGGGAAAACTGACTATAAAAACACTAAACAATAAAAATGATGCCTATATTGTAGTGCAAGACAACGGTCCCGGTATTGCGGCAGAGGAACTGAAGCAGATTTTTAATCCTTTTTTCACCACAAAAGATGTGGACAAAGGGACCGGGCTGGGGCTTTCAGTGGTCCTTGGCATTGTGAAGGCACACAACGGATTTATCCAGGTTCACAGTGAACCGGGCCAGGGAACCCGTTTTGAAGTGGCTTTGCCCTGTATACAGAACGACCAGCCAATAAATAATTTGACGGACTAA
- a CDS encoding response regulator produces MEDGNKQIRLLIVDDEVGFAEVLRKRMSRRGILVETAYCGEDAVRMLREKEIDAAVLDLKLEGMDGIEILKIFRLLDPKLPVLMLTGHGCEKAVAESIRLGAEDYLSKPVDFNLLLEKVKQVCARKEVPSERDKDSSG; encoded by the coding sequence ATGGAAGACGGCAACAAACAAATAAGACTGCTCATTGTGGACGATGAGGTCGGTTTTGCGGAAGTACTGCGCAAACGCATGAGCAGGCGGGGCATTCTCGTCGAGACTGCCTACTGCGGTGAAGATGCGGTGAGGATGCTCCGCGAGAAAGAAATTGACGCAGCCGTTCTTGATTTGAAACTCGAGGGGATGGATGGAATAGAAATTTTAAAAATTTTCAGGCTGCTAGACCCGAAACTGCCTGTTTTGATGCTCACCGGCCACGGCTGCGAAAAGGCCGTTGCAGAAAGCATCAGACTGGGAGCGGAGGATTATCTGTCCAAGCCGGTGGATTTCAACCTGCTGCTTGAAAAAGTAAAGCAGGTATGCGCCCGGAAGGAGGTTCCCAGTGAAAGGGATAAAGATTCTTCTGGTTGA
- a CDS encoding PAS domain-containing sensor histidine kinase translates to MQTEKRTSYDKLSRKIVLTVIAVSIAPLILVGGLIFDQFRSIYRAKVYAHLAEVVDKHKDNVNNFLHEKQGEIQFLNRAFTYDQLSEPQFLERTLKSMQQQYGRIFVDLGIIDKSGRQVAYAGPFDLLGADYSNADWYLNSRNKVSGISDVFMGLRQSPHFIIAINSDDGEREWTLRATIDFLAFTHLVENIRIGKTGYAYILNKNGIFQTRPPANRDSNLMLTPYETISSPNLNESVTIQLSEGSDNEKYITVSSVLKDGDWKLVYQQNANDAFSAMIRSEFFTLVIFLTGGLGIIVMVVYLSRKLIIRLRTIDEESEMMNRQMVETGKLASIGELAAGIAHEINNPVAIMIEEAGWVSDLLEDEGRSMACYPEIFRALEQVRTQGGRCKNITHKLLSFARQTDSRIAEVSLPALIEEVVEISMQQARYARVELSLDLDRNMPLVKASISELQQVFLNLVNNAIQAMESTGGKLMISCYAGDEMAHISIADTGPGIPEAYLSRIFDPFFTTKPVGKGSGLGLSICYGLIHRMDGDIEVESGVGMGARFNIRLPLPETGSGQEQTKED, encoded by the coding sequence ATGCAGACTGAAAAAAGAACATCTTACGACAAGCTTTCCCGCAAGATCGTGCTGACCGTAATTGCGGTTTCCATTGCACCGCTGATACTTGTGGGCGGGTTAATCTTTGATCAGTTCCGTTCCATTTATCGGGCCAAGGTTTATGCCCACCTCGCCGAAGTTGTGGATAAGCACAAAGACAACGTGAACAATTTCCTGCACGAAAAACAGGGCGAAATACAGTTCCTGAACCGTGCATTCACATACGACCAGCTAAGCGAACCTCAGTTCCTTGAAAGGACACTGAAGTCAATGCAACAGCAGTACGGGCGCATTTTTGTGGATCTGGGAATAATTGACAAAAGCGGCAGACAGGTTGCCTACGCAGGGCCTTTTGATTTGCTCGGAGCAGATTACTCCAATGCCGACTGGTACCTTAACAGCCGCAACAAGGTTTCCGGAATAAGTGATGTTTTCATGGGACTGCGGCAGTCTCCGCATTTCATCATCGCCATCAACAGCGATGACGGGGAACGCGAATGGACACTGCGCGCAACTATTGATTTTCTGGCTTTCACGCATCTGGTGGAGAACATCCGGATAGGAAAGACCGGATATGCATACATTCTTAATAAAAATGGAATCTTCCAGACCAGACCGCCGGCCAACAGAGACAGCAACCTGATGCTGACACCCTATGAAACCATCTCAAGTCCCAACCTTAACGAGAGTGTAACTATCCAACTCTCTGAAGGTAGCGACAATGAAAAATATATAACTGTTTCCTCTGTGCTCAAGGACGGTGATTGGAAGCTGGTCTATCAGCAAAATGCAAACGATGCCTTTTCAGCCATGATTCGCAGTGAATTTTTTACTCTGGTGATATTCCTGACCGGAGGACTCGGCATCATTGTAATGGTCGTATATCTTTCAAGAAAATTAATAATAAGGCTTCGAACTATAGACGAAGAAAGCGAAATGATGAACCGCCAGATGGTAGAAACCGGCAAACTTGCTTCAATTGGCGAACTGGCTGCAGGCATTGCCCATGAAATCAACAATCCGGTGGCCATCATGATCGAAGAGGCCGGCTGGGTCAGTGACCTGCTAGAAGATGAAGGCCGCTCCATGGCCTGCTACCCGGAGATTTTCAGAGCACTTGAACAGGTACGGACACAGGGTGGACGTTGCAAAAATATAACCCACAAGCTGCTGAGTTTCGCACGCCAGACCGACTCCAGAATTGCCGAAGTTTCCCTACCGGCACTGATTGAAGAAGTCGTAGAAATATCAATGCAGCAGGCTCGTTACGCCAGGGTTGAACTTTCACTGGATCTGGACCGCAACATGCCGCTGGTAAAGGCTTCAATTTCAGAACTTCAGCAGGTCTTTCTCAATCTGGTCAACAACGCCATTCAGGCTATGGAAAGCACCGGCGGCAAGCTGATGATCAGCTGTTACGCCGGGGATGAGATGGCTCATATCTCGATAGCAGACACTGGTCCCGGGATACCCGAGGCCTATCTGAGCAGGATTTTTGACCCCTTCTTTACCACCAAACCGGTAGGCAAAGGAAGCGGTCTGGGACTGTCTATCTGTTACGGACTGATCCACCGGATGGACGGGGATATAGAGGTTGAGAGCGGAGTGGGCATGGGAGCCCGGTTCAATATCAGACTGCCCCTGCCCGAAACCGGCAGCGGTCAGGAACAAACCAAGGAGGATTAA
- a CDS encoding response regulator: MKGIKILLVDDEKDFSRILARRLNKRGMNVSTASCASEAMETLRLDEMDVVLLDVKMPGRDGVRLLGEIKTLYPQIAVLMLTAHINPDLVISCLSMGANGYLTKPADMGELTEKIANAALSRKTAPVGEK; encoded by the coding sequence GTGAAAGGGATAAAGATTCTTCTGGTTGACGATGAAAAGGATTTCTCCCGTATTCTTGCCCGCAGGCTGAATAAACGGGGGATGAATGTCAGCACGGCTTCGTGTGCGAGTGAAGCCATGGAGACACTCAGGCTTGATGAGATGGATGTTGTTCTGCTGGATGTCAAAATGCCCGGCAGGGACGGAGTCCGGCTCCTCGGAGAAATAAAAACGCTGTATCCGCAGATTGCGGTCCTGATGCTCACAGCTCACATAAACCCGGATCTGGTGATTTCCTGCCTCTCAATGGGGGCAAATGGTTACCTGACAAAACCGGCTGATATGGGCGAACTGACGGAAAAAATTGCGAATGCGGCCCTAAGCAGGAAGACTGCTCCGGTCGGCGAAAAGTGA
- a CDS encoding CBS domain-containing protein: MDSVIVRVRDVMNCDVQTVDGMASAKEAAEIMRSTKVSELLVSKRNEDDAWGIITISDLIGKILVPDRDAGNIFVYEIMTKPVITIPAQMDIRYAVRLLHRTDVQRAPVEHMGEIVGMVTLQSLILDNDLL; this comes from the coding sequence ATGGATTCAGTTATTGTAAGGGTTCGGGATGTAATGAACTGTGATGTTCAGACAGTTGACGGCATGGCTTCGGCAAAAGAAGCCGCTGAAATCATGCGTTCCACCAAGGTCTCAGAGCTTCTGGTCAGCAAAAGAAATGAAGACGATGCATGGGGCATTATCACCATAAGTGACCTGATTGGTAAAATTCTCGTCCCTGATCGTGATGCTGGAAACATCTTTGTTTATGAAATCATGACCAAACCTGTGATTACAATTCCCGCACAGATGGATATCCGGTATGCTGTCCGGCTGCTGCACCGCACAGATGTGCAACGCGCACCGGTTGAACACATGGGCGAGATAGTAGGGATGGTCACTCTTCAGTCACTTATACTTGATAATGACCTGCTATAA
- a CDS encoding DUF1538 domain-containing protein translates to MSSSKQAFCTRRITLVVLKKLWSSFKDLLPIILVIAFFQIVVLRQPLPNLGEVAFGGLLVVLGLMLFIQGLEMGLFPIGEEMARALARKGSLFWLLTFAFLLGFSTTVAEPALIAVSAEAASIAAQGNLIAPGEESLNRYALGLRLSVAFSVGVAILIGVLRILRGWPVHYLIIGGYVVVMLMTLIAPKEIVGIAYDAGGVTTSTVTVPLVAALGVGLASIIKGRSPLLDGFGLIAFASLLPMIFVMGYGLTVF, encoded by the coding sequence ATGAGCAGCAGTAAACAGGCATTTTGTACACGCAGAATCACTCTGGTGGTATTGAAGAAACTCTGGAGTTCCTTCAAGGATCTGCTGCCGATAATTCTGGTAATTGCTTTTTTTCAGATTGTTGTTCTCAGGCAACCTCTGCCGAATCTGGGAGAGGTGGCTTTCGGCGGCCTGCTTGTCGTTCTCGGGTTGATGCTCTTTATACAGGGGCTGGAGATGGGACTATTTCCCATCGGAGAAGAAATGGCCCGGGCCTTGGCAAGAAAGGGCAGTTTATTCTGGCTGCTGACTTTCGCCTTTCTGCTCGGATTCTCAACAACGGTTGCAGAGCCTGCGTTGATAGCCGTTTCAGCAGAGGCTGCCAGTATTGCCGCACAAGGCAATCTGATCGCTCCCGGAGAAGAGTCATTGAACAGGTACGCATTAGGACTTCGCCTGTCAGTGGCCTTCTCCGTCGGGGTGGCTATTCTTATAGGTGTTTTGAGGATATTACGCGGTTGGCCAGTACATTATCTGATCATAGGAGGCTATGTGGTTGTCATGCTGATGACCCTGATTGCTCCCAAAGAGATTGTAGGCATTGCCTACGACGCCGGTGGGGTTACCACCTCCACTGTCACCGTCCCCCTTGTAGCTGCTCTGGGAGTTGGGCTGGCTTCTATCATCAAAGGGCGCAGTCCGCTGTTGGATGGTTTTGGACTGATCGCTTTTGCCTCCCTCCTTCCTATGATCTTTGTTATGGGGTACGGGCTGACCGTTTTTTAA